The following are encoded in a window of Falco biarmicus isolate bFalBia1 chromosome 8, bFalBia1.pri, whole genome shotgun sequence genomic DNA:
- the CLK1 gene encoding dual specificity protein kinase CLK1, whose translation MRHSRRTVYPGWGNRESPDHRRCNSADTGRRSVSRAQENRHCKQDLPQLPDSTRSETKSINERDHRERRYVEEYRNEYNQGCDMGHHSSKSSGRSGTSSYKMKYKTHHTTCHHHRSQKSHRRKRSRSVEDDEEGHLICQSGDVLSARYEIVATLGEGAFGKVVECIDHKMEGRHVAVKIVKNVDRYSEAAHAEIQVLAHLNASDPNNTYRCVQMLEWFEYYGHVCIVFELLGLSTYDFIKENGFLPFRLDHIRQMAYQICKSVNFLHLNKLTHTDLKPENILFVKSDYVEEYNPKLKCDERTLKNPDIKVVDFGSATYDDEYHSTLVSTRHYRAPEVILALGWSQPCDVWSIGCILIEYYLGFTVFPTHDSKEHLAMMEQILGPLPNHMIKKTRKRKYFRHDRLDWDEHSSAGRYVARRCKPLKELMTCHDSDHENLFDLIQKMLEYDPAKRITLEEALKHPFFSPLKQRKRALSPAAEQADTDVSTPKKHKKC comes from the exons ATGCGGCATTCCAGGCGAACTGTCTATCCCGGCTGGGGTAACAGGGAGAGCCCGGACCACAGAAGGTGCAATAGTGCCGATACGGGTCGGAGATCGGTCAGTCGTGCACAGGAGAACAGGCACTGCAAACAGGATCTTCCCCAGCTTCCTGACAG TACACGTTCAGAAACCAAATCTATAAATGAGAGAGACCATCGTGAACGACGCTATGTTGAAGAATACAGAAACGAGTACAATCAAGGATGCGATATGGGGCATCACAGTAGCAAATCATCAGGTCGTAGTGGGACGAGTAgttacaaaatgaaatacaagacACATCACACTACCTGTCATCATCATCGTTCACAG AAGAGTCATCGAAGGAAAAGATCCAGGAGTGTAGAGGATGATGAGGAGGGTCACCTGATCTGTCAGAGTGGAGACGTACTAAGTGCAAGAT ATGAGATCGTTGCTACTTTGGGTGAAGGAGCTTTTGGAAAAGTAGTGGAATGCATTGATCACAAAAT GGAAGGCAGACATGTAGCTGTGAAAATTGTAAAAAATGTTGATAGGTACTCCGAAGCCGCTCATGCAGAAATACAAGTACTGGCACATTTAAATGCATCTGATCCCAACAATACGTA tCGCTGTGTCCAGATGTTAGAATGGTTTGAGTACTATGGACATGTTTGCATTGTTTTTGAGCTACTGGGGCTCAGCACCTATGACTTTATTAAAGAGAATGGCTTTCTGCCGTTTCGGCTGGACCACATTAGACAGATGGCGTATCAGATCTGCAAATCTGTGAACT TTTTGCATTTGAACAAGCTGACACATACAGATCtcaaaccagaaaacattttatttgtgaAATCTGACTACGTAGAAGAGTATAACCCCAAACTG aaatgcGATGAACGCACACTAAAAAATCCAGACATCAAAGTTGTGGACTTCGGGAGCGCAACGTACGATGACGAGTATCACAGCACCTTGGTGTCTACAAGACATTACAGAGCTCCTGAAGTGATCCTAG CACTGGGATGGTCACAGCCATGCGATGTCTGGAGCATAGGATGCATCCTCATAGAGTACTACCTGGGATTCACAGTATTTCCA ACCCATGACAGCAAAGAACACCTGGCAATGATGGAGCAAATACTGGGGCCCTTGCCAAATCATATGATAAAGAAAACCAG GAAACGCAAGTATTTCCGTCATGACCGGCTGGACTGGGatgagcacagctctgctggcagatACGTCGCAAGGCGCTGTAAGCCACTGAAG GAATTAATGACCTGCCATGATTCTGACCACGAGAACCTCTTTGACCTCATTCAGAAGATGCTTGAGTATGATCCAGCCAAGCGCATCACTCTTGAAGAAGCCCTGAAAcatcctttcttctcccccctgAAACAGCGAAAAAGGGCGCTGTCTCCTGCAGCGGAACAGGCTGACACAGATGTCAGCACaccaaagaaacacaaaaagtgttaa